GCGGTCAGGCCCGCGACGGCCGCGAAGGCAGCGGCCGTGAAGCCGGCCCAACCGCCGCGCAGCAGCGCCGACATCCTCGCCACCGCGCCCGCCGCCGTCTGGCGCGACGTCGATCCGGACAACCTGCTGGTGATGACGCTGCCTCAGGGTCAGGTCTTCATCGAACTGGCCCCGCGCTTCGCGCCGGCGCATGTCGACAACATCCGCGCGCTGGCCCGGGGCGGCTACTACGACGGCCTCGCCATCGTCCGTGTGCAGGACAACTTCGTCACCCAATGGGGCGACCCCAATGCGGACGACGAGGACACCGGCCTCAAGGGCAAGGGCAAGCCCTTCCCTGCCGGCGCGAAGTCCCACCTTCCGGCGGAGTTCTCCATCCCTCTCAAGGGCGTGCCGATGACGGTGCTGCCGGATGTCGAGGGCTGGGCGCCGCGCGCCGGGCAGGTGGACGGTTTCCCCGCCGCCGCGGACCCAAAGACGGGCGAGGCCTGGCTGGCACATTGCTATGGCGCCGTCGGTGCCGGTCGCGGCAATGCGAAGGACTCCAGCACCGGTGCCGAGCTGTATGCCGTGATCGGCCATGCGCCGCGCGGGCTCGATCTCAACATCACGGTCGTCGGCCGCGTGCTCAAGGGCATGGAGTTCCTGTCCTCGCTGCCGCGCGGTGGTGCGGCGATGGGCTTCTACGACAAGCCTGAGCAGCGGCTGGGCGTCGAACGCGTCTCGCTCGCCTCGGCGTTGCCGGCCGAGCAGCGTCCGGCCCTGCAGGTGCTGCGCACCGACACGCCGACGTGGAACGAACTGCTGAACGCGCGCCGCAACCGTGGAGGCTGGTTCGTGCACAGTGCGGGCTACACGGACCTGTGCAGCGCCGCCGTGCCGGTGCGGATCAAGCCGGTGCCCGCGCCCGACGTGAAGCTCAGCGAGCCCAAGTCCCCGGAAGCCAAACGATGAGAACCTACAATCTTCCGTTTTCCTGACCCTGCCCGGCCACGAGCCGCCGCAACGGCATGAACACTGCTGTCCCGACCGATTCCGACTCCAAGACTGTCCTCAACATCTCCTGCTACCAGTTCGTCGCGATCGACGCGCCGGACGCCTTGCGGGACACGTTGCACGAGCGTGCGCAGGCGCTGGGCCTGAAGGGCACGGTGCTGATCGCGGAGGAAGGCATCAACCTGTTCCTCGCCGGCCCGGCGGACGCGGTGAGGACCTGGGTGGATGCCTTGCGCGGGGACGCTCGCTTCGCTGCGCTGGCGCCCAAGGAAAGCTGGAGCGACGAGGTCCCCTTCCGCAAGCTGCTGGTGAAGGTGAAGCCGGAGATCATCCGGATGAACCACCCGACGATCCGCCCGGACCAAGCGCCGCGCGCGCCCGCGCTGCCGGCCGGGACCTTGAAGCGCTGGCTCGATCAGGGCCATGACGACGAGGGCCGACCGGTCGTCACGCTCGACACGCGCAACGGCTTCGAGGTCGACGTCGGCGCCTTCGACGGTGCGATCGACTGGCGCATCACGAAGTTCAGCGAGTTCCCCGACGCCTTCCAGGCGCATCGGGCTGAGCTGGACGGCAAGACCGTCGTCAGCTACTGCACCGGCGGCATCCGCTGCGAGAAGGCCGCGCTCTACCTCGACCAGGAAGCCGTCCGCCACGGCCTGGACGCCAAGGTCTATCAGCTCGAAGGCGGCATCCTCAAGTACTTCGAGGAAGTCGGCAACGCGCACTACCACGGCGACTGCTTCGTCTTCGACGAGCGCCGCGCGGTCGACCCCGAACTGGCGCCCTCGCCCGACTCCGTCGTCGAATGATCGCGCGGATGACCGAGCGTCCCACCCTCGGCGCCCGGCTGATGAAGCTGCTGGGGTTCGCCGTGCTGGCGACGGCGCTGCTCGCGATGGCTTTCCGCGCGCCGGAAAGGCCGCTGGAAGGTCTGGTCGCCCGCTGGGCACCACCGCCCTCGGACTTCCTCGAACTGAAGCTGCCCGGCGGGCAGATCCAGCTGGTCCACTTCCGCGACGAGGGTCCGAAGACCGACACCACGCCCATCGTGCTGCTGCACGGCACCGCCGCGAGCCTGCACACCTGGGAGGGTTGGGCGAAGTCGCTCAGCGCGACGCGCCGCGTGATCACGCTCGACCTGCCGGGCTTCGGCCTCACCGGCCCCTCCGTCATAGGCGATTACAGCGACGACGCCTATGACTCGTTCCTGTTGTCGTTCTTCCGACAGTTGCAGATTGACCGCATGGTCCTAGTCGGCAATTCGATGGGCGGCGGACTGGCCTGGCAGTACGCGGCACGGCATGCCGAACAGGTCGCCGCGCTGGTGCTGGTCGACGCCGGCGGGCTCGACGTCCGCAGCGAGGCGGTGCCCGCCGGCTTCCGCATTCCCGACTCGCGGGTGCTGCACTGGCTGGCCGGCGTGTTCCTGCCGCGGCCGCTGGTGGACCGCAGCCTGCGCGAGGTCTACGGCGATCCGTCCAAGGTGTCCGCGGCCCTGGTGGACCGCTACTTCGAACTGACCCTGCGCGAAGGCAACCGCGAGGCATTGACGCAACGCCTGGCACAGCGCGCACCGGGACAACACGCCGATCTGCTGCCGCGCATCCAGGCCCCGACCCTCATCCTGTGGGGCGGCAAGGACCGCCTCATCCCCCCCGCCGCGGCCGATCGCTTCCACCAGGCCATCGCGCACAGCACCGTGCAGGTGTTCCCCGAATTAGGGCATGTCCCCCAGGAGGAGGACCCCGCGTCCACCGTCCAGGCGGTTCACACGTTTTTGCACTCTCCTTAACCCTGATGGCCGCCGCACGTGCGGCATTGCAACAATGCCCCCCAGTCCGGATGACCTCTCCGATCTCTGAATCAAGGCGGGCTCGAACCGCCCGAGGTCCTCACCGGATGTCCATTCCACGATCCCTTGCTCAATCACGAGGAGCCTTCATGCAACGACGACAACTGATCGCCCGCGCCGCCCTGGCGGCCTGCGCCCTGCTGGCCACCGCCGGCGCCGCGCACGCCCAGGCCCCTGACTGGAAGAAGATCCGCATCGGCGTCGAAGGGGCTTATCCCCCGTTCTCCGAAGTCGGCGCGGACGGCAAGCTCAAGGGCTTCGAGATCGACCTGGCCCTGGCGCTGTGCGCCGAGCTCAAGGCCGAGTGCACGCTGGTGCAGCAGGACTTCGACGGCCTGATCCCCGCGCTGCAGGCGCGCAAGGTGGACGCGATCATCGCGTCGGTGTCCATCACCGACGAGCGCAAGAAGGTCATCGCCTTCTCCAACCCGTACTACAACACCCCGGCCCGCTTCACCGCCAAGTCCGATGCGAAGTTCGACTTCTCGCCCGCCGGCCTGAAGGGCAAGAAGATCGGCGTGCAGCGCGCGACCATCCATGAGAAGTTCGCCGCCGACACCTTCAAGCAGAGCGAGATCGTCCGCTACGCGACGCAGGACCAGGCCTTCCTGGACCTGAAGTCGGGCCGCGTGGACCTGACGCTGGCCGACCTGGTGGCCGCCGACATGGGCTTCCTGAAGACGCCGGCCGGCAAGGGCTACGCGTTCGTGGGCCCGAGCTACGATGACGTGAAGTACTTCGGCACCGGGAGCGGCGTGGGCCTGCGCAAGGCGGACGAGAAGACGCTGGGCAAGAAGTTCAACGACGCCATCGCGGCCGTGAAGGCCAACGGCACCTTCAAGAAGCTCAACGACAAGTACTTCGAGTACGACATCTCGGGCAAGACGGCCAAGTGATCCCACCGGAGGCGCCGCGCGCGCGGTGTCTCCGCCTCCTGTACGTCGTGGCCCGGCACTGCCGGGCCACGTCCCTTCAGAACGAACAAGGTCCGTCGAATGTTCCTGCACGGTTATCTGCCCAGCCTGCTCGAGGGCGCTGTCCTGACCCTGGGCGTGGCCCTCAGCTCGATGGCGCTGGCCATGGCGCTGGGGCTGATCGGCGCGATGGCCAAGCTGTCGAAGTTCCGCGTCGCCAAGGGCATCGCCACGCTCTACACCACGCTGATCCGCGGCGTGCCCGACCTTGTGCTGATGCTGCTGATCTTCTTCGGCGGCCAGGTCGCCGTGAACGCGATCGCGGCGGCGCTGGGGCACGACGAGTACATCGACATCAACCCCTTCATCGCCGGCGTGGTGACCATCGCGTTCATCTTCGGCGCCTACCTGACCGAAGCCTTCCGCGGCGCCTTCCTCGCCGTGCCGCCGGGGCAGCGCGAGGCCGGACTCGCCTTCGGCATGAGCCCCGCGCAGGTCGCCTGGCGCATCACCCTCCCGCAGATGTTCCGGCATGCGCTGCCGGGGCTGTCCAACAACTGGCTGGTGCTGATCAAGAGCACCGCCATCGTGTCGGTCATCGGGCTGCACGACCTGATGATGCGCGGCTCGCAGGCCGCCGCAGGCACGCGCGAGCCCTTCGTGTTCTACCTGGCCGTGGCGCTGATCTACCTGCTCTTCACGTCCGTGTCCGAACTGGTCTTCGACCAGCTGCAGAAGCGCCTGTCCATCGGCGTGCGTCGCCACTCGCTGTAATCACGATCCCCCATGAACCTGGACGCCATCGTCGAGAACCTCCCGCGCTACCTCGAAGGCGCGGTCATCACCTTCGAGCTGCTGATCGTGTCGCTGCTGATCGGCCTGGCCCTGGCCATCCCGCTCGCCGTGCTGCGCACGCTGCCGGTCAAGTGGCTGTCGCGCACGGTCTGGGCCTACACCTACGTCTTCCGCGGCACGCCGATGCTGGTGCAGCTCTTCCTCATCTATTACGGGCTGGGCCAGTTCGAATGGATGCAGCAGAGCGCGCTGTGGCCGCTGTTCAGCTCGGCGTGGTTCTGCGCCTGCCTGACCTTCGTGCTGAACACCGGCGCCTACACGACGGAGATCATCGCCGGGTCCATCCGCTCGCTGCCGCACGGCGAGGTCGAGGCCGCGAAGGCCCTGGGCATGAGCCGCCGGGTCATGCTGCGCCGCATCGTGCTGCCGCATGCGCTGCGCCGCGCGCTGCCGGCCTACAGCAACGAGGTCATCTTCATGCTGCACGGCACGGCGCTGGCCAGCGTCGTGACCATCATGGACATCACCGGCATCGCCCGCGACGTCAACGCCACCTACTACATCCCCTTCGAGGCCTTCATCACCGCCGCGATCTTCTACTTCACGATGACGCTGGTGCTGGTCGGCCTCTTCCACCAGGCCGAGAAGCGCTGGCTCAAGCCCCTGATGCCGCGCTGAGGCCGCCCTCCTGCCGCCGCGGCGCCGCGCCGGTGCCGCACTAGGACAAGACACTCCCATGCAACTCCGACAACACCCGCTCCCGAGCCCGACTCCGGGCACGCAGCGCGAGCTCGTCTCGCTGCACTACGGCCAGCCCGGCCAGGGCCAGAAGGTCTACATCCAGGCCTCGCTGCATGCCGACGAGCTGCCGGGCATGCTCACCGCCTGGCACCTGCGCCGCCACTTCGACGCGCTGGAGGCGGCGGGCCACCTGCGCGGCGAAGTGATCCTCGTGCCGATGGCCAATCCGATCGGCCTGTCGCAATGGTGGCTGCAGTCTCACCTCGGCCGCTTCGAGGGCCTGTCGGGCGAGAACTTCAACCGCCACTACCCCGAGCACATCGAGGCCGCGGCGCGACACGCGGAGCCGCGCCTGGGCGCCGATCCGGCGCGCAACGTCGCGGTGCTGCGCGCCGCGCTGAAGACCGAGGTGCAGGCTTCGCCGGCCGACACCGAGCTCAAGGCGCTGCGCAAGACGCTGATGCTGATGGCCTGCGACGCGGACGTGGTGCTGGACCTGCACTGCGACGCGCAGGCGGTGATGCACCTCTACACCGAGACGCCCTGCTGGCCGCAATGCGAGCCGCTGGCCGCCTACCTCGGCGCGGGCGTGACGCTGCTGGCGACGGACTCCGGCGACAACCCCTTCGACGAGGCCTGCTCGCAGGTCTGGTGGAAGTGGGCGAAGCACTTCGGCGACCGCTTCCCGATCCCGCAGGCCTGCCTGTCGGTGACGGTCGAGCTGCGCGGCCAGCAGGACGTGCACCACGACCTGGCGGCCAAGGACGCGCAGGCGATCGTGGACTTCCTGATCCATCGCGGCGTGATCGCCTCCGATGCCCCGGACGGCGCGACGCCGCCGGTGCCGGCGCCGGTCGGCGATGCGCGTCCGCTGGCGGGCTCGATCCCGGTCCCCTCGCCGGTCGGCGGCGTGCTGACCTTCCTGCGCGAGGTCGGCGAGACGGTGAGCGAAGGCGACGTCATCGCCCAGGTCATCGATCCGATCAGCGGATCGGTGACCGACCTGAAGAGCCCCACCGACGGGCTGCTGTTTGCACGCGACACGCTGCGCCTGGTCACGGCCGGGGCGCGGGTCGCGAAAGTCGCGGGGCGCGAAGCGACCCGCACCGGAAAACTCCTGGGAGCCCGTTGATGTCCGCGGCCAGTCTTGTTGTCGACAACCTCCACAAACGCTACGGCGACCGCGAAGTGCTCAAGGGCGTGTCCCTGGCCGCGAAGCCGGGCGACGTGATCACGCTGATCGGGTCCAGCGGCTCGGGCAAGAGCACCTTCCTGCGCTGCATCAACCTGCTGGAGCAGCCTTTCGAAGGCACGCTGAAGCTGGGCACGGAGGAACTCAAGCTCGTCCGCGACCGCGACGGCAGCCTCAAGTCCGCCGACGCGGCGCAGCTGCAGCGCTGGCGCGCACGGCTGGCGATGGTGTTCCAGAACTTCAACCTGTGGGGCCACCGCACGGTGCTGGAGAACGTCATCGAGGCGCCCATCCACGTGCTGAAGCAGCCACGCGCGCAGGCCATCGAGAAGGCCGAGGCGCTGCTGGCCCGCGTGGGCGTGTCTCACCGCAAGGACGTCTATCCGGCGCAGCTCTCGGGCGGCGAGGCGCAACGCGTGGCGATCGCGCGCGCGCTGGCGGTGGATCCCGAGGTGATGCTCTTCGACGAGCCGACATCGGCGCTGGATCCGGAACTGGTCGGCGAAGTGCTGAAGGTGATGCGCGACCTGGCGGCGGAAGGTCGCACGATGATCGTCGTGACCCACGAGATGGGCTTCGCGCGCGAGGTGTCGTCGCACACGATGTTCCTGCATCAGGGGCGAGTCGAAGAACAAGGCGATCCGCGCGAAGTGCTGGCGAAGCCGCAGAGCGAGCGGCTCAAGGCGTTTCTGAGCGGCGGGCTGAAGTAGCGCGCTCTCACACGCGGCTTCACGCGACAGGCCCGGGCACGCCCGGGCCTTCGTTCATGGGAAGACGGCTTCGAGCCCGCGGTCGCGCACCATCCGGAGCAGTCGCAACTCAGGGCCTTGCGGCCCCTTGCCCAGCCCCTGCTCCCACCGTCGGAACTGGCGCGCCGACGTATTCAGAATGCGCGCCAGCGTGTACACGCTGTACGTGGACTGCTCGCGAATGGCGCGGAAATCCTCCGTCTTGAGGGGATGAGGCGGGTCCATGCCCACGCGTTCCATGGCACTCAGATCTTCATCGTTGAATGTCCCGCAGCCATGAAGCTCACGACTCAAGCGCAGCAGTCGTTCAATCGTTTCGGACTTCCGTTTACGCATCACACTTCAACTCCTTCAGATTGTTCCTCTCGACCGAATCGGACAGCTCACGGGCGGACTTTCGAGTCAAGGCTGACGCCAGTTCACGGCACGCGTCCATGGTCTCCGCGTCGACCGTCTCCCGTTTGTTCTTGGCGTAGCCCTCGATGAAGAACCAAGGTCCTCCAGGTCGGCTTGCGACGATCACGCGATAGCCGGCGCGCTTTCCGGCACCGGATCGTCCGATCCGCTTCTTGAAGAGTCCACTACCGAGATTTGCATCGATGAGGCCGCGTTCCATTTCAGCCACAGCGCGGCACAGGTCGCTGTCTTTCCAACGCCTGCTTGCGCATCCAGCGTTGAAAGCCTTCGATCAGATAGACGGCATTCGACACGCGCCAACCCTCGCATCGTGATCACACGCCCTGAGTGCCAGTCTTTGCCTGATCGCGTCTCGTCCTGAAGGCGGCCCTCCGATGGGGGTGTCAACGGCCCGGCGACCGCAAAAGAAAAGCCGCGCTATCGCGCGGCTTTGGTGGCGTCCATGGATCTACGGATAGCGCCGGGAATCAGCGCGGGGGATCCCGCTGGAACTGCAGGATCCGTGTGTCCTGGGGCTGAACGGTCCCGCCCGGACCACGGACGAACAAAATGGCACCGCGGGCTAGACGAACGCCGTACACGGCTTCTCGAGGCGACCATTCGACGTTCAAACGCTCGTTCGGGGGCAGCCGCTCGTCCATGGCCCTGGCCATGCTCTCCGTCAGGCCGTAGGCAGCGAGTGCCACCTTGCCGAGCGCCGGCACATCGTGGACGTTCAAGTGCTGGTACTGCCGCCTGAAACCCCTCAGGTCCTCGTCCTCCAGTCTGAAGCCCAATTGGGATGCGCGCTGCCATTCGTGCTGCATGTCCTCCATGTGGCGCAACAGGAGGACAGCTGGAAGTTCCCCCTGCTCAGGCAGGGCGCTCATGTCTTTCAGTCGGCGAG
This genomic stretch from Mitsuaria sp. 7 harbors:
- a CDS encoding peptidylprolyl isomerase — protein: MTMDKTTMKALPLSLLTALALCAPAVSQAAEPAKEAKAVRPATAAKAAAVKPAQPPRSSADILATAPAAVWRDVDPDNLLVMTLPQGQVFIELAPRFAPAHVDNIRALARGGYYDGLAIVRVQDNFVTQWGDPNADDEDTGLKGKGKPFPAGAKSHLPAEFSIPLKGVPMTVLPDVEGWAPRAGQVDGFPAAADPKTGEAWLAHCYGAVGAGRGNAKDSSTGAELYAVIGHAPRGLDLNITVVGRVLKGMEFLSSLPRGGAAMGFYDKPEQRLGVERVSLASALPAEQRPALQVLRTDTPTWNELLNARRNRGGWFVHSAGYTDLCSAAVPVRIKPVPAPDVKLSEPKSPEAKR
- a CDS encoding sulfurtransferase; the encoded protein is MNTAVPTDSDSKTVLNISCYQFVAIDAPDALRDTLHERAQALGLKGTVLIAEEGINLFLAGPADAVRTWVDALRGDARFAALAPKESWSDEVPFRKLLVKVKPEIIRMNHPTIRPDQAPRAPALPAGTLKRWLDQGHDDEGRPVVTLDTRNGFEVDVGAFDGAIDWRITKFSEFPDAFQAHRAELDGKTVVSYCTGGIRCEKAALYLDQEAVRHGLDAKVYQLEGGILKYFEEVGNAHYHGDCFVFDERRAVDPELAPSPDSVVE
- a CDS encoding alpha/beta fold hydrolase gives rise to the protein MTERPTLGARLMKLLGFAVLATALLAMAFRAPERPLEGLVARWAPPPSDFLELKLPGGQIQLVHFRDEGPKTDTTPIVLLHGTAASLHTWEGWAKSLSATRRVITLDLPGFGLTGPSVIGDYSDDAYDSFLLSFFRQLQIDRMVLVGNSMGGGLAWQYAARHAEQVAALVLVDAGGLDVRSEAVPAGFRIPDSRVLHWLAGVFLPRPLVDRSLREVYGDPSKVSAALVDRYFELTLREGNREALTQRLAQRAPGQHADLLPRIQAPTLILWGGKDRLIPPAAADRFHQAIAHSTVQVFPELGHVPQEEDPASTVQAVHTFLHSP
- a CDS encoding ABC transporter substrate-binding protein; translation: MQRRQLIARAALAACALLATAGAAHAQAPDWKKIRIGVEGAYPPFSEVGADGKLKGFEIDLALALCAELKAECTLVQQDFDGLIPALQARKVDAIIASVSITDERKKVIAFSNPYYNTPARFTAKSDAKFDFSPAGLKGKKIGVQRATIHEKFAADTFKQSEIVRYATQDQAFLDLKSGRVDLTLADLVAADMGFLKTPAGKGYAFVGPSYDDVKYFGTGSGVGLRKADEKTLGKKFNDAIAAVKANGTFKKLNDKYFEYDISGKTAK
- a CDS encoding ABC transporter permease, whose translation is MFLHGYLPSLLEGAVLTLGVALSSMALAMALGLIGAMAKLSKFRVAKGIATLYTTLIRGVPDLVLMLLIFFGGQVAVNAIAAALGHDEYIDINPFIAGVVTIAFIFGAYLTEAFRGAFLAVPPGQREAGLAFGMSPAQVAWRITLPQMFRHALPGLSNNWLVLIKSTAIVSVIGLHDLMMRGSQAAAGTREPFVFYLAVALIYLLFTSVSELVFDQLQKRLSIGVRRHSL
- a CDS encoding ABC transporter permease, coding for MNLDAIVENLPRYLEGAVITFELLIVSLLIGLALAIPLAVLRTLPVKWLSRTVWAYTYVFRGTPMLVQLFLIYYGLGQFEWMQQSALWPLFSSAWFCACLTFVLNTGAYTTEIIAGSIRSLPHGEVEAAKALGMSRRVMLRRIVLPHALRRALPAYSNEVIFMLHGTALASVVTIMDITGIARDVNATYYIPFEAFITAAIFYFTMTLVLVGLFHQAEKRWLKPLMPR
- a CDS encoding M14 family metallopeptidase → MQLRQHPLPSPTPGTQRELVSLHYGQPGQGQKVYIQASLHADELPGMLTAWHLRRHFDALEAAGHLRGEVILVPMANPIGLSQWWLQSHLGRFEGLSGENFNRHYPEHIEAAARHAEPRLGADPARNVAVLRAALKTEVQASPADTELKALRKTLMLMACDADVVLDLHCDAQAVMHLYTETPCWPQCEPLAAYLGAGVTLLATDSGDNPFDEACSQVWWKWAKHFGDRFPIPQACLSVTVELRGQQDVHHDLAAKDAQAIVDFLIHRGVIASDAPDGATPPVPAPVGDARPLAGSIPVPSPVGGVLTFLREVGETVSEGDVIAQVIDPISGSVTDLKSPTDGLLFARDTLRLVTAGARVAKVAGREATRTGKLLGAR
- a CDS encoding ABC transporter ATP-binding protein, with translation MSAASLVVDNLHKRYGDREVLKGVSLAAKPGDVITLIGSSGSGKSTFLRCINLLEQPFEGTLKLGTEELKLVRDRDGSLKSADAAQLQRWRARLAMVFQNFNLWGHRTVLENVIEAPIHVLKQPRAQAIEKAEALLARVGVSHRKDVYPAQLSGGEAQRVAIARALAVDPEVMLFDEPTSALDPELVGEVLKVMRDLAAEGRTMIVVTHEMGFAREVSSHTMFLHQGRVEEQGDPREVLAKPQSERLKAFLSGGLK
- a CDS encoding DNA-binding transcriptional regulator: MRKRKSETIERLLRLSRELHGCGTFNDEDLSAMERVGMDPPHPLKTEDFRAIREQSTYSVYTLARILNTSARQFRRWEQGLGKGPQGPELRLLRMVRDRGLEAVFP
- a CDS encoding type II toxin-antitoxin system RelE/ParE family toxin: MAEMERGLIDANLGSGLFKKRIGRSGAGKRAGYRVIVASRPGGPWFFIEGYAKNKRETVDAETMDACRELASALTRKSARELSDSVERNNLKELKCDA